In the Pogona vitticeps strain Pit_001003342236 chromosome 2, PviZW2.1, whole genome shotgun sequence genome, GGTGGCCGAGGGAGGGCGGCACGCTTTGTGTGGGAAAAGGCTGAGGTTGAGAAAGACATTAGCAACTCAAGGCAGGGCTGGTCAATATTCCCACCTGAAATCCTAGAGAGGTTCAGTCAGGTAGAGTCACCAGTACAAGACTGTGGGCAGGTAAGGGTGAGGGGTGGTGGGGGAGGGAACTGATTCCATGTCACACTAGGTCTTTATATTTGTATAATGCAGAATATGTGATTGGGACTGGCTTCCATTGTGTCTGATTATTAGGCAAAATGCATTAACATTCAAAGACTGGCAAAAAAAGGGGCCTTGATTCAGACCAAAGGGAGCTGCTATTTTGGCATCGGGAGGGGGAATATGAATCCTAGCAGCAGGTACAGGCCGATACAGCTTTTTTTCATTGGGTACTCTCTGCcgtgggcttccttccttccttcccaccccaccccattcctcTGGTCTCCTGTGAAAGGTGCTCAGTGTGTTGAAGGGGCAGCAGTCAACCTCTGGAACATGGCCTGGAATTTTGGAAATGCAACTACATTTGGCAAgcaggtacagtatttgaaatctgccaaagatggggacagcagccaggAGAAATGAAGCCTGATTGTTTAAAGCACAGAGGTGGTGTTGTGCAATGAAAGCAGTCGTCTCAAATGGCCCTGTGAGGCAGGGTTTCATCTTCTGATAAGATGCTGAGTCCTGTGAAGAaggatttgactttttttaaaaaaaaaaaatctatagttTTGGCCAAGTCTCAGCCATCTTCTTCTTAGAGCCTGTTTCTCTTGCACAAGTAATGCATTTTCAGCCATGCTCAGGAGCTGAACGTGTCTTTCTTGCCAATCACACCCTATTATGAGGCTGATCGTTTCTTTTGAATCCTTGCTTGGTCAAGATCAAGACTTTCAAAGTGGCTAGTATGATGTATTCACAGACTCATTTCACTCAGGAGCCAGTTAACAAAATCTATAACCTTGAACTGCAGGAGAAGTAATTTAAGGAAGCACAGTCTGCAAAATTAACTTTGTCAAGCTCAGGTTAAAAcaatgcgcgcgcacacacgctcTATCGAACATTGCAGGATGGCTTTATTTACTTAAAGTCACGGGGAGATCCAGTTTTTATGTTTATCTTCAGCAACCAGGCCTGAAGGCAATATCTTCAATTGAAAAGCACGGGAGTTTGCCACCACCTCCCTCCGTTTCTAAGGAGGCCAACGACTACGAAGGCTTGGGGGAAAGGGCCGGCCGGTGGAGGGTGAGCCGCCCTTTCTTAAACTTACAGTATTGTCCAACCCTCCTCCTAACCCTTTTCTGACTCTGTCTCTTCTGCCCTCTTGTGGCGGCAGTGGGAATGTACATCAGTGCTAAGGTGATAGAGAAGGGAACAGGGTTCTACcggggtggctggggggggggggaggtaggggACCTTGACCAGATCCCCTTCAAATCTGGCACAATCCTCACTCAGGCAGGTATATATGAACATGGAGAAATGTCTATGCATgtagaggagggcagcaaggatgatcaggggactgggaaCCAAGTCCTATGggggaaagaactgggcatgtttagccttaagaaaagaagactgaggggagatacaacagcacttttcaaatacagtacatttgaaaagttgtcacacagaggaggggcaggatctgttctcgatcatcccagagtgcaggacacacaacaataggctcaagttacaggaaaccagattttggttgaatattaggcaaaacctcttaactgttagagcagtacgacactGGAACCAACCAACATAGGGAGTATAGTAGTGAGAGCTCCTATGGTGGAGAAAATTGGacgaccatctgtcagatctgctttgatttggattcctgccttgaccagggggttggacttgatggccttataaggcccctttccaactctatgattctatgtatatATCTGGTGTTTGAAGTTTAAATTTATGTCTTTGTGCCAGAGGTTGGACAAGTTATTTTGGGGACAACAAGtcccaggggattctgggagttgtagtcccaaaagttAACTTGGCCAAGCTTTGCTCTGCCCAGGACAGCATGGAGTTGATAGGTAAGTGAGCCTGGCGGATTGGCAGGACAGAGCCAGCCTTTCTCCCAGGCAGTGGTGTTTGGAGCCAATTGGGAGGCAGCCAGACAAAGCCGGCTGACAGAACAGGGCGTGAAAGGAGcttttcagagagagaaaaagaaacccaGGGAAACCCACCCGAAGGCAAATATTATGGGAGCAAAAGTGAGcaggtgggtgtgtgtgtgatggcgGGAAGAGCGTCTGCAGACTTGAAAGTGTGGAATGGAGTGCCCTGTTTCTGGGACTGAGTGGCCGTGCTCCTTCCTCCCTTGAGACTCTTGGGCCCCCGTTCTTCCTTATCCTTTCCCCACTCCTCAGTTCTCTTGATGCTCTTCAGCGATTCTCGGCTCTCTGCTTTTCCAGAGACTGAATTCAGTCCCTGGAGTTCATCATTTAGATGTATGAACTCTATTTGTTTCCTTCTCATTCTGTCTGATGAAATGTTTGGGgaaatttaaatactgtaccatGTTTCTGGATTAACTGCAAAGTGTTGGTAGTGTTTCCAGGGTGTGATAGGCCAGATTATTTTAGCATTTTTCATGGGCATCCCAATATTGCAGAGTGGAATATTTCTCAGTTTTTCCTTAATGGTGCACATATTGAAAGCACTGAATGCATTGTTTTGTATGTATTCAGTAAAACAGGGAAGTTACTCCCCATATCCCTGAGATGAaccttaaaaaaaatagagatgcCAGGAAGTGTGATGGGTGCAAGGTTGCAGCAACTCTGTGAGGTCCTGGGGAGCATGTGTGGCCCTGAGACTCTTCAAGTTACCCGGCCCATCTTGGCTTGGCTGGTCCTGGTCCTATTGGATAATACCAGTGCCATCATTGGTGAAGTGCTTAGAATTCCTCCCCCAGAAGAGAAAGCATTGTTGTTTTGGTTGCGCTACTGCTGTACTACTTAAGAGTAGGTGTATTTAAGGGACCCTTTAAAGTTGAAAAACACAAGCATCCCTTAGGCAGGGAAGCCCTGCCATTTActgaatctgtgtgtgtgtgtgtgtgtgtgtgcgtgtgcgtgcgtgcgtgcgtgtgcgcgcgcgcacacaatATATTGTTCTGGGTCCTCTGGAGAGAAGAAcactatataaacaaacaaacgcacattgcttctgattttaaaatttgTCTGTGGCTTAGCAAAGTTTTCCTATTGTTGGATTTGCCCGAGAATCTGTGCCCCTGCCCCTTAAATGGGGACAAGAAGTCATACCGGAACTGCTAGGCCTAGGCCTATGTGTAGAAAGAGCTAAAGGAAATCTCCCTAAAGTAACCTGCCACCACTTGGTGCCCTTCAGGTCTGTTGGATCAGGTTGGCGAAGGCTGACATAAAGCAAGCTGCCTGTTTTGTTCCACTCCTCAGGACAAATGTTGCATAGTTTCTCTGGTATCACcagtctctcttcctcctcctcttcctcctcctcctcctcctcctcctcctctctttctctctctctcactgtccaTCTTCTCTAGGACTTCCTAAAAGGACTGCCCCCTCCCAGTGTTGTTGCTTAGGCAGAGCAGCAAAGGGTACCTACCTCCCcccttatacacacacacacacacacacacacacacactcaggtcAAGGCATATAATGATTTCACCAGCCATATTGTGTTGTCACATGAGGTAGTGAAAATTCAACAACAGCCAAGTAAATAACTAATAATTCCCCACCAGATCAGAGAGGTTTGTGTGATTTGCTATACCAAACCGACTTGGGGTGGGAGGATCTTAAAAGATTGCCCTGCAACACTGCTCTGGCCATAGGGAGAGCAGTGattggactactgctcccagcATCCTCCAGGCAGTATGCccccaaagtaacatttctaagctctggaacGTGTGCGACCACTCATTGATCAGTCCGTCTGACTCTCTGATGCTGTTACCTAATGATCCTAGTCTAGATCCATACTATCTGTTCCAGAAAATCAGTGTGGAGTCATTCAGCAAAGCTGGAGCCAACGGCAGAAGGAAGATCATCTTCCCTAGACGGAGGTGCCATCCAAGACCCCTATTGGCTTCAGAGATGAGTCCAAGGGGCCATTCTTCCTTGGTGATGGGTTGCAAGGCAGCCTCCAAGACACCAACACCTCCTGGACAGTGAGCTGGAAGGTCTTGCTGACAAAACAGTAGAGGAAAAAGTTAAGGGAAGTGTTGAGCATGGCTACCATGTTGGCGACATCGAGGGCCAGATGCACTCGCCAGTCTTGCTTGGCCGAGATCATGTAGAGGTGGTAGATCATGACGAATGTTCGTGGCGCCCAGAGGATAATGAAGACAGTGGTGATCGCCAATAGGATGGCCGTGGTTTTGCTGAGACGCCGGTTTGGGCCACCTGAGCGCTTGAGCTTGCAGATAATCACTGAATTGGTCACCAGGAAGATGCCGGAAGGTATGAAGTAGATGATAAAGCAGTGCAGCCACTTGAGTATCTTGTCCATGGTGGTGGGTGGGTACACATCATGCCAAGCATCCAGCCACCAGTAGAAAGGGACCCCAGTGGCCAGTGACACAGCAAACATGACACCGATGATCTTCTGGGTGCGCTCAGGGTAGGAGACAGCCCTGTACTGCAGTGGGTGACAAATTGCCACATAACGGTCCACAGTCAGGAGCACAGTCATCCAGATGGAGGCGTGGTTGGCTGCAAATTGCAACACATTGATGGTGTGGGCAAAAGCGCCCGGAACCTGGCGGTCCAAGATGGCTGACTGCAGGATGAAACCCGCAAAGACAACAAAGATCTGAGTTAGGATGTCGGAAGCTGTGAGGGCCAGGAGGTACCAGTAGGAGGATTTTTGGGTGCGGGCAGCCAGCCGGGAGAGTGCAATGGCAGTCAAAATGTTAACTGGAACAAgaaagtggggagagagagagagagagaaagaaggtgaTGAAGAGTTAGCGGAGACGGATTACAAATCTGGAGGCAGAAAGAACTGCAAACAAGACACCAAATCATTAATACCCTCCTTCCACACATAAAATTTGGTCAGATAAAAACcgaattttgtttttattttcacatattaaaaaaaattaaactgagcAGTGGTGGTAGCAATGATAATTAAAACTGAATTTATTTGTAAGAGAGCAGATATTGTGTGAGAGAGACCAGACTGGGACAGGAGAGGCCTAGGTTCAAAACTCTGTGCACCCTTGAGTGAGCACCTTGAGCCACTTCACGTCATCTTTCAGCTTAACCTGAAGGTGGTGAGGACTAAAAGTAGTTGGTGTAAGATTGTTGCTTCAGGACAGCCCAAGAACCGGTTAAGCAGAGGGGTGAATAAATGCAACATGTGGTTCATGACAGAACCAGCAGTGTAACATAATGTGTGTGATTGATTCTACCACGCCATCAGTGCAAAGGCAGACCCTCTCTGCTGTAGGGATGTTTTTATACCTCTGGGAGAAGAGCAGGCCATCTAGCTAGTGAGAAGGCCCAGCGGTGGGTCGATAACTCCGGGAGAGAGAGGTAGGCAACCTGAGCTACTATGCAACTGCATGCAAGATACGTAAAGATTTAATGGGTAACGATTTTAAGCTATAACTTTCCTTTATCTCTTCCTTTGTACTAGGGTTGTGATTGTCTTATACTGTAATTTCAATCTGTATTAGGTCCAACGTCTTTTGCTGGTCATGGACCATAAGGATAATTAAACGGAGTTATTGTGAAGATATATGGGGGCAGAGTACAAACAACTACATAAACCATTGGATACTCCTTGGGGAAAGGTATAATAGTTACGTAAACCCATGAGTCAAGGAAACAGATATATACATTCTGGAATATTCATAAATACGCAATAACATGGGAGTAATCACAAATAGAAATGGTAACAGGAGTGTGAGTTTTGGATAAAATAACAAGTAAATCCCAGGAACAGCGGTAGAGCGTCTCTGAATCCCCTATGGTGATCCAAAGCCAAAGTAAAATGGGGGAAATCCCGACAGCCTTCATCTTCAATGCCTTTCCATACAAGAGCAGTTCAGAACCTCTGAAGAAGgaagactcccccctcccccgatacAGAATTTGACCttttacattgaaataaattCTGGAAAGCACTGAAGATTTTAAGCGGTAAAAAGCTGGCCACTGAGGAAGACAACTTTAGTTGAAATGCTTTCTACACAATTTACAACTTGAATAGAGTCTTTAACAAAATGCTTGGCCTTTGTGCCCTTGAGCTGTGTGTTTTGTACAACATGCTCTTGCTACTTGATGTATGTTGAAGATTTACATATATAACCTTCTGTTTATGTAATATAAGTCTCTGAATTTACTTATCATTTTATACATTCACACATatattgtttattatttctgtttatgGGTATTCATTCTATTCTTCTAGTAATAAACATTTTAGcacttatacagtatatttatttccTTGACTCTTGGGTTTATGTTGGCTGTTTTTGCGAATCaggagtaattttttttcctggaaaaatagaggagaagggggaaaagtcaaaatcaaaggagaaattgagaaaagaaaagcaaaatagttAAAGGACAAAATCTTGACAAGATTCAAGCAGTgggttttaatccatgaaagctgacattGAAACAAATCTGTTGGTCTTTCAGATGTTGTAGTACAATTGGactcccatatccacaggatcagtatctgctgattcccCTACACagtctaaattttaaaaatattaaaagaatatatatatttatatttatatttatatttatttatatttatatttgtatttatatttatttatatataaaggTGAAGTTACCCGAATTGGTCACTAAAGGGAGCTGGAAACCATTCTTATAGCattctttaaagaaatatatttctacaatGTCTTTACCAGAACTGTacactagagggagctagagaccaaactATGTACTGTATAGTGTTTGTTGTTAAAATAGCGTTCACAGTAATCCGTGTTTCTCAGCATCCCCTGTGGATACAAGAGTTCTACTGAATGTTTTCCTTTACTCCCATCCCCCCACTCTTGTTTTGACCATGTGTTGAAACAGACCCAAAAAAAGGCAATCTCTTTGGAAATGGCTGTGATGGAACAAAGACATTTAGGATACAAATGCTATATCTAAACAAATGACCCGAAAATgcaggaaaatgttttctttagcACTGTGGGGGATATAGTTTGCAGCTGCACGAATCAAAGGTGAAAGCAGATGGGCTCCCTAATAGACCATTCCATGTTGCATGTATGGTGGGGTCCACTTAGAAACtccctttt is a window encoding:
- the GPR142 gene encoding putative G-protein coupled receptor 142; amino-acid sequence: MNVTDPTWARNTKDPHGEERSPCVAGVGAIIYYCILLGVGLPVNILTAIALSRLAARTQKSSYWYLLALTASDILTQIFVVFAGFILQSAILDRQVPGAFAHTINVLQFAANHASIWMTVLLTVDRYVAICHPLQYRAVSYPERTQKIIGVMFAVSLATGVPFYWWLDAWHDVYPPTTMDKILKWLHCFIIYFIPSGIFLVTNSVIICKLKRSGGPNRRLSKTTAILLAITTVFIILWAPRTFVMIYHLYMISAKQDWRVHLALDVANMVAMLNTSLNFFLYCFVSKTFQLTVQEVLVSWRLPCNPSPRKNGPLDSSLKPIGVLDGTSV